From the Pomacea canaliculata isolate SZHN2017 linkage group LG4, ASM307304v1, whole genome shotgun sequence genome, one window contains:
- the LOC112561866 gene encoding DNA-directed RNA polymerase I subunit RPA49-like, with the protein MSPETLSVQKVTGVTAPLVCFANGSISEACKKQLRVSVYEESKQTLKGRKRKIVMAESQRQTYKASNFDNVDSKCDDTDLYLAEVNKETGEMSFYSAEVFHLMPVREESILEQSLKSSMSYQEKTDLLTESFGSGKQKKALARRQQIRLKDSVIKSAISSVVDSAVAAQELSSSSSALPATTSAIPPYNIDARTPAEVYKLDDIIGQAELQSLRNVAEVFFQCNSQIVAEWQTNNTYFSSVLSRLSNLPFNETARWESACCLMYLQFMMTLFQMKAAQMQKKDPLPADWPDLVTNLMLNRFTFKSDTAKSRRCLPARLKDLLLSHILVLCLILDRFTTDLELLQVDLKIGPNKLQTHVKSLGCKVKKEASSGSFTAILTVPLVFPEAKKSKKVRL; encoded by the exons ATGTCTCCAGAAACACTATCAGTACAAAAGGTGACTGGCGTCACTGCCCCTCTTG tttgttttgccAATGGCAGCATTTCAGAAGCATGCAAAAAACAGCTACGGGTTTCAGTTTATGAAGAGTCGAAACAAACtttgaaaggaaggaagaggaaaatagtg ATGGCAGAGTCACAGAGGCAGACATACAAGGCTTCAAATTTTGATAACGTTGATTCCAAATGTGATGACACaga TTTATACCTGGCAGAAGTAAATAAGGAGACTGGCGAAATGAGTTTTTATTCCGCAGAAGTCTTTCATTTGATGCCAGTCAGAGAAG AAAGTATACTTGAACAGTCTTTGAAATCTTCGATGTCATACCAAGAAAAG ACTGACCTTCTCACCGAATCTTTTGGAAGTGGGAAGCAGAAAAAAGCTTTGGCAAGACGACAGCAGATCCGTTTGAAAGACAGTGTTATTAAGAGTGCCATTTCTTCTGTGGTGGACTCTGCGGTGGCTGCCCAGGAGCTTAGTAGTT CTTCATCAGCTTTACCAGCGACCACTTCAGCCATTCCACCATACAACATAGATGCAAGAACACCTGCTGAGGTTTACAAACTTGATGATA TCATCGGACAGGCAGAGCTGCAAAGCTTGAGGAATGTTGCAGAAGTGTTTTTCCAATGTAACAGTCAGATCGTTGCAGAatggcaaacaaacaacac aTATTTTTCATCAGTTCTTTCAAGATTAAGCAATTTGCCCTTTAATGAAACAGCTCGCTGGGAAAGTGCTTGTTGTTTGATGTACCTGCAGTTTATGATgacattatttcaaatgaaagcAGCTcaaatgcaaaagaaag ATCCCCTTCCTGCAGACTGGCCGGACTTGGTGACAAATCTAATGCTCAACCGCTTCACTTTCAAATCTGATACAGCTAAAAGCAGAAG ATGTCTTCCTGCCCGCCTAAAAGACTTGCTTCTTTCACATATTTTGGTGTTGTGTCTTATTCTTGATCGTTTTACCACCGATCTTGAGCTGCTTCAGGTGGATCTCAAAATTGGACCAAACAA GCTCCAAACCCATGTCAAATCATTAGGATGCAAAGTCAAAAAGGAAGCCTCttctggcagttttacagccatCTTGACTGTCCCATTGGTCTTTCCAGAGGcaaaaaagagcaagaaagtACGACTATGA
- the LOC112561868 gene encoding dual specificity protein kinase CLK2-like isoform X2 translates to MPRSRRKRSYSRDSSYDCDYRHKRHRGGTYDDYYDIRSRHSRSRSLERYDSYGRRHDYTDTSYYRDRSLSREHLIDQCSQESSHYGRSQPSSRYSSNTSRRHRNRRHRRHREHHRHHRESSISSRDRQEADERAPSVEDDADGHLIYRQGDLLHARYEVVSTLGEGTFGNG, encoded by the exons ATGCCAAGGTCACGCAGAAAGCGTTCTTACAGCAGGGACAGTTCCTATGATTGTGATTATCGCCACAAAAGGCACCGAGGTGGCACATATGATGACTATTATGACATTAGATCACGCCACTCTAGATCTAGAAG TCTAGAACGATATGATTCATATGGTCGTCGGCATGACTACACAGACACCAGCTATTACCGAGATCGCTCTCTGTCTCGTGAGCATCTTATTGACCAGTGTTCCCAAGAGAGCTCTCACTATGGTCGATCACAACCAAGCAGCCGCTACAGCTCCAACACGAGTCGCAGACACCGTAATCGTCGACACAGACGCCACCGAGAGCATCACAGGCATCACCGTGAATCATCTATTTCAAGTCGG GATCGGCAGGAGGCAGATGAGAGAGCACCCAGTGTGGAAGATGATGCAGACGGACACCTGATCTATCGCCAAGGCGACCTGCTGCACGCTCGAT ATGAAGTGGTGTCCACTCTTGGAGAGGGGACCTTTGGGAATGGGTAG